The Teredinibacter sp. KSP-S5-2 genomic interval GAGGGAATCAGCAATGCATCCAGCGTTCTTCGGTTGCTGTCGTATTCCAGTTTTACATTGGTAAACTCAGGTTTGGTGCCAATTGGAATGGTGCCGTGTTCATGGCTTTGAACACGTTTGAGCACGTCTTGCAGATCTGAGGTCTGGACGCGATATTCCTGATAATCGTTGATTTTAACCTGGTTGAGCAACCAGTTAAGGTCGATACCCTGATCCGTATCGGAACTCGAAAGTATGGCGTTTAATATGCCCGATTCTTCATCGATCCTGAAAGTGACTTGAGTATATTTGGCCATATTTGAGGTGGGAATGCTCTCTTTGTGGTCAACGCATGGCTCCAATCATGCAAGTACTATCAGTATAGACGCTGGTTCAAAGAATAGCGTACAAGTGTAACTGCAGGTTATATAGTCCGGGCTGGGGGGCATTCATCGCGACCAGAGGATCGGCTCACTGGGAAGAGAGCTGGTTTAAGGCAAGCGGGCCATTTAGCAACAGTGGGGATGAGGCCAGTTCTGTGCCGACTATCGAAGGGGCCTGTATAACCTGTTTCAGGGCTTGTTGGTAATGTGGAAAGTCCCGAGTGAAGCTCCGTGCGTGCCCGCAGTCTGGTAGCGACCAGTAATTTTTCGCTCCACCTGCCCTCTGATAGAGGGCGCGAGACATGTGTTCGGGAATAAGTTGATCCTCCTGGCAGTGAACATAGAGTTTTGGTACCTGGTCCAGGTGTGCAATAGCGTGGATAGGGGCTGTTTTATCGCTGATAAAACTGGAGATTAACCATTGAAAAGCCCGGCCCAAGCGGGTTTGCGTGACCACGTGGCGAGAGATCTCCAGATAGCTGGCGAAGGAGGAATCAATCACCAGCAGTTGAGGCGTAAGCGTTTTGCCTTGGGTGTGGGCCAGCGTATCGGTCAGTACTGCTCCGCCCATCGAAGTGCCTATAGCGACATACTGATACTCCGGGTGAGAGCGTCTTTGTACTTTGACCAGTTCGGTTGCTTTGCGCAGCGCAGTAATACCGTCTTCGCGTAATGCCAACGGTGACGGTCTTCCTTCTGACAGGCCGTAACCTGAATAGTCAAACAGCAGAAGTTCCCAGCCTTCGTCTACCAGCCAGTCAACCTTCTCCCGTGTGTCCGACAAATTACCGGCATTGCCGTGAAAGTGAACAACTAACCCTTTTGCCAAGCCTTCGGGTTGTTGCCAGTACTGCGCTGCCAGTTTGTTGCCAGAGGTTGAATACAGCGTGAGCCATTGAATGTTGGCAGTGGTGTGAGGCGCAGGAAATATTTGTTTGCTTGGATAATAAAAGAAACCATTGTCCCTGAAGGAAAGTTGCGGTGAACAGCTTATATTCACTAAGCCAAGCATTATAAAAAACATGCATAAGAGAAACTTTTTCACCGTGTCACCGACTCAATCATTGTGTTTGTCGAGTGAATACGTTGCTTGCTGCGTTATGGATGAAAAGAGTATGAACAGGTACTAGCTTAATTTTTGAATAAGTTTGATGACCTTTTTGGCTTCTATTGCAAAGCTTGTTAGCTTGCCACCATAGATTCCAATATAACCGCAGCCGGGTGCGAAGGCCTGGCTAAGCAACAGTGTTTCCCGTGTTCTGTGGTGGGCTGTTCCCTCTGTATGGGGCAACACCCGTAAACCGGAGAAGTTGGCGAGAATATCCGAATTGTCGATTGGAGTTTGAGGAAAGTAGTGATTATAGGTTTGCAGTAAATAATGAATTTCTTTATCCGTTGCCCGACTGTTTTCCGGTGTGCAGGAAACCGGTTCTTCTGTTGTACCTAGAAGGGTATGTCCTTTCCAGGGAAGTAAAAATACACCGCGACCATCAATAGGGGATTCCAGATAAAAGCAATGTGGGTCAGCCTGTCGATTTAATACCAGATGTGTTCCCTGTACCAATTCAATATCAATGGCATCGGGTTTTGGCCAAATTTTCTGGACTGTCTGATTAATCCAGGGCCCAGCGGCGTTAACAAGAATTCTTCCTTGAAAATAGCGTACTTGATCATCCGCTTGCAGGCTTTCAATCAACCAGATGTTATCTTCCTGTTTGGCGCGGGTTAACTGATTATTGAATTCTATTTTTGCTCCAAGGCTTTGGGCTTGTTGGATAATACGTTGCGTAAGGGCTTTGTCATCCGTTTGTGCATCGTAGTAGCAGAACACTGTTTGCAGTTGCTCAGTACGCAAGCCGGAAAGCTCATGCCATTTGTTTTTCGCCAAACGTGAAAAGCCAACACTACTTAGCAGTGAGTACACCAGTAACCCAGAATGTATCCACCAGGAACGGCGATGTGAGTTGGTATAAACCGGAATAAAAAACGGAACCATTTTGACGAGGTCAGAATGCTCTTGCAGTAGTTTTCTTCGTGCCTGTAAGCATTCCCGTACTAAACCGATTTGTCCAGATTCAAGGTACCTTAAACCTCCGTGAATCAGCTTAGAGCTTTTGCTGGATGTCCCATTTCCGGCGCTGCCATATTGCTCTAACACTAAAACCGTCTTGCCCTGTTTACTTGCTTCTAACGCCAC includes:
- a CDS encoding FAD-dependent oxidoreductase, which produces MPNNSSHQVYDLVIIGAGIHGAGVALEASKQGKTVLVLEQYGSAGNGTSSKSSKLIHGGLRYLESGQIGLVRECLQARRKLLQEHSDLVKMVPFFIPVYTNSHRRSWWIHSGLLVYSLLSSVGFSRLAKNKWHELSGLRTEQLQTVFCYYDAQTDDKALTQRIIQQAQSLGAKIEFNNQLTRAKQEDNIWLIESLQADDQVRYFQGRILVNAAGPWINQTVQKIWPKPDAIDIELVQGTHLVLNRQADPHCFYLESPIDGRGVFLLPWKGHTLLGTTEEPVSCTPENSRATDKEIHYLLQTYNHYFPQTPIDNSDILANFSGLRVLPHTEGTAHHRTRETLLLSQAFAPGCGYIGIYGGKLTSFAIEAKKVIKLIQKLS
- a CDS encoding alpha/beta hydrolase, coding for MKKFLLCMFFIMLGLVNISCSPQLSFRDNGFFYYPSKQIFPAPHTTANIQWLTLYSTSGNKLAAQYWQQPEGLAKGLVVHFHGNAGNLSDTREKVDWLVDEGWELLLFDYSGYGLSEGRPSPLALREDGITALRKATELVKVQRRSHPEYQYVAIGTSMGGAVLTDTLAHTQGKTLTPQLLVIDSSFASYLEISRHVVTQTRLGRAFQWLISSFISDKTAPIHAIAHLDQVPKLYVHCQEDQLIPEHMSRALYQRAGGAKNYWSLPDCGHARSFTRDFPHYQQALKQVIQAPSIVGTELASSPLLLNGPLALNQLSSQ